Proteins from one Antennarius striatus isolate MH-2024 chromosome 12, ASM4005453v1, whole genome shotgun sequence genomic window:
- the upp2 gene encoding uridine phosphorylase 2, whose amino-acid sequence MAPILLNCLGSDHNEYIKQPVQVKNPYLDTMEEDILYHFSLSTKTHDLPQMFGDIKFVCVGGSSNRMKAFAQFIHKELKLSGNPEELRDICEGTDRYCMYKVGQVLSISHGMGVPSISIMLHELIKLLHHAQCRDVILFRLGTSGGIGLVPGTVVITEKAVDYSFKPQFEQVVLGKVITRSTELDEGVANELLQCSSELEKFPTVIGNTLCTDDFYEGQGRLDGALCSFSHEDKLEYLRKAHDAGVRNIEMESTVFAAMCRICGLKAAVICVALLNRFDGDQITSPHDVLVEFQERPQVLVSHFIKKRLGLVV is encoded by the exons ATGGCACCAATTTTACTTAACTGCTTGGGAAGTGACCATAATGAGTATATCAA ACAACCTGTCCAAGTGAAAAACCCCTACTTGGACACCATGGAGGAGGATATTCTTTACCACTTCAGCCTGAGCACCAAAACTCACGACCTGCCACAGATGTTTGGAGATATTAAG tttgtgtgtgttggtggaagCTCAAATCGAATGAAGGCTTTTGCCCAGTTCATCCACAAGGAGCTGAAGCTGTCTGGAAATCCAGAGGAGCTCAGAGACATCTGTGAGGGAACTGATCGCTACTGCATGTACAAAGTGGGACAAGTGCTTTCAATAAGT CATGGCATGGGTGTCCCTTCAATTTCCATCATGCTGCATGAGCTCATCAAACTTCTGCATCATGCTCAGTGCCGTGATGTAATCCTGTTTCGCCTCGGGACATCGGGAGGAATTG GTTTGGTTCCAGGAACAGTAGTGATCACGGAAAAAGCAGTGGACTACTCTTTTAAACCCCAGTTTGAGCAAGTGGTTCTGGGTAAAGTCATTACCAGGAGCACTGAGCTGGATGAGGGAGTGGCCAATGAGCTTCTGCAGTGCTCCTCTGAGCTTGAAAAGTTTCCAACAGTGATTGGGAACACCCTGTGCACTGATGACTTCTATGAAG GTCAAGGGCGCCTCGATGGAGctctttgttctttctctcatgaagacaAACTGGAATATCTGAGGAAAGCTCATGATGCTGGAGTGAGGAATATCGAAATGGAGTCCACTGTATTTGCTGCTATGTGTCGTATCTGTGGCCTTAAAG CGGCTGTAATCTGCGTTGCATTGCTGAATCGCTTTGATGGAGACCAGATCACCTCACCCCATGATGTTCTGGTGGAGTTCCAGGAGAGACCCCAAGTCCTGGTGTCCCACTTCATCAAGAAACGGCTGGGTCTTGTTGTGTGA